aatatttgccatttttaaatcttatttttgtaaaatataacaTGTACAAAAGTGCACAGTAGTAGTATATATTGTTCATTGAATCACCATCAGTCAGATACTCATAACCATCTTTCAAGTCTAAAAGTAAAACACCAGCACCACAAAAACCTGTCTTCATATCCCCAATCCCTATTACCCTCTATCTCTGTTCCTTAGAGATAACCATTATCCTGGCATCTCACACTTCTTGCCACTTGATACCTCTTTAGTACCACCTTTATCCATTCTGTCTACCACAAGCTATGCCaaaacatctttttttgtttgtctgttcttAAATGCCATTATTCCTCCAAACCTCTAAAAAAACTTAATGGCTTCCAAGTTTTACATCATGTCTTCTAAAAACTAGTTTTTTAATATCCTACTACATTCCTACTTTGAGTCTTCTGCCTACACCCAAGTCCAATTCTCCATTTATCCTTAGGCTGAGTTGCAGTGGGGTGTATGTCTTACTATATCTTATGTGTGGAAGATTGTGCTTCAGTAAATCTCCAACCTTCACAAAATGAAACTTGAAATCTTTTCTCAGAAAGTCTTCCCGCTTAATTGAAACTCACTACCCCTGAATTTATGTGGCCTGTGTGTGATTTCCACCGACGTGTCTACAATGGGGACTTAAATGTGCTCTATACCAAATACTATTTTACCAGTGTCACATTCACAGAATTACATGATAGTTgatatacatttttctgaaattttccctatattttcatgttgttcattgttttctgtccTAAACTGAAGGCTGTATGACCACAATATTATCAGCTACtgtgttattttcttaaataacctTTCTTCTTATTCCAATATAACAGTTCATTTACTTTTTGAGATCTCCATATAATACCCCTTTATAACACTTTTCCACATCTCCTAGGCAAAAAGGTACCTTCTGTTCCTATGCTATTatagtttttactgtgttttattaTGACTTTCTGTGCTATATCTGCTTCCCTTACCAGACTGGTCTCTCCAACGGCTAAGACTTGGCCATTTCTCTTTGTATCCTAGTATCAGTGATATGGTCGGTCTTCAGTAAATGCGCTGAACGTTCCAAACACCACATGATATCATCACATGTTGATCACGTAAAATGTACTTGGCACCATTTCACTTTAGGAATATACCAGATAAAAATAAGTTCAATAGAAATGGCAGAAATTGAAGGCAACTGTTTTGAAGAAAACTGCTGCATGCTTGGAGCCAGTTTTTTTACATATGGGTAAATATTAGATGTTCTTAAAcctgtgttctttctcctccattgCATCAACTCTTTTCCAGGAAGGTTAAGAAACAATTAGACTTGTTTAAAGAGGCCTCATAATAAGTACCTTTAAGTTTTTAATACTCAGAAAATGGGAGATACAGTTTAACAGACTTAGTACTTATTAATATGTCaaagattggtgatttccttGGCAAAATAGGTTTTTCAGTGAAGATGACTACCTCGGAAGCTATATATACTCATCATATCTTTCTGCCATCCTGCTGTTTTGCAGATAACCAGTCTGGTCAGCCCCCATTTTGTACATCCTACCAAAATGAAGACACAGCAGATGCTTTGAGGAATGGCAGCAACCACGATGAGCTGAGACAGGAAGCCCATGGACATTTTTCCCAGATAGGCTCCAGCATTCAGAAAAAGTCCTTTAAAACAGTTGCACCTACTGAACAGAAGTGTAACCTTGATATTACCTTTGAGTCTGTGCCTCATTTGAATGACTTTAACCAAAGAGTAAATTCTAATGGTGAATGTAATCAACATTGTGCTGAATTATACAACAGTCAGATGTCCACTGAAACTGAAATGGCTATGGAAGCTGAAAATAATTCTTTGTCTCCAAATGTGCCATGTGAATCTCAATTACATCCTAATCAGTCTGATATGCCAATAACTTCGTTTGTTTCCTTTGGTGGTGAAACTAACGATGAAAACTTAATTTTCGCTGAGAAATGTTCTCAACTTTTATCCCAAAATATTCCATTAACAGGAAAGCCATCTAAAGAAAGTGAGTTCTGTGCAAGTTCTAACAATACAGAAAGACTTAAAACTAATTTCCATAATTCTAAGTCACCCGATTCTAGAGAAATTCACCAGAGTAAAACTGAAATTAATGATGTATTACCAGTTTCATCACAACAACTTCCAGATGTCCAAGAGAATTCttcacttcaaaataaaatactaccTGTGACTGTTGAAAGTTCAAGTTTAAATGTATCTGAACGACAAGTAGAAATTCATCTTGGAGACTCAATAGCTTCAATTAAACAACCATCTAATGATTCATCATCTGTTGAGTTAAATCATCCAGAACAGGGAACTCAGCCCTCCAAGTCTGAGAAAGTTGCTTTGGATTCACAAGAGCCTTCATCTTCTGTAAAAGAAGATGGAGATAGTATTTTCCTCTCTTTAGGTGAAAATGGGAACTGTGGGGAAGTTGCACTGGTGCCTCCAGAAGGTAATCTGATAGAAGACAGGCCTTCTCTTCCTTCAGAATCTGTGTGTTCTTCAATGAGAGATTTTCAGCCCGAGTCCCAGAATACTAGCGATAAGTCTGCTTTGGACAACTCAACGGAGATAGATGTTTCAAATATTGTCTCTCTCAAAATTATCATCAGTGATGATCCATTTGTTTCCTCAGATACTGAACTCAACAATGCTGTTTCATGTATCAGTGGAGAAAACTTGCCAACTGTAATTTTGTCTTCTCCTGCTAAATCACCTGCCGGAAATGTAGAATTAGTTCAGTGCTTGTCTTCAGAAGAAACTGCGAGTGCTGTCCTATCTGCTGAAGGAGCAGGGGATTCAGTCTCCGTACAGCAGAGCCTTTTAGCATTCAACCCTGAAGACACTGTGGTAAAGAACATTCAGAATGAAGACAGCATTGCTTTTTCAGCCAGTCTTACTCCATGTGTTTCCAAGGATGGAGGATACATACAGTTGATGCCAGCTACAAGCACAACTTTTGGCAATTCTAATAACATTCTGATAGCTACCTGTGTGACTGATCCAACAGCCTTGGGAACAGCTGTGAGTCAATCTAATGTTGTGGTGTTGCCTGGAAATTCTGCACCCATGAGTGCTCAACCTCCTCAACCTCAGTTACAAACGCCACCAAGGTCAAACAGTGTATTTACTGTCAGCCAAGCTGTGTCACCCAACTTTTCACAAGGTAACTTTAAGAAGTTCATTTCTTTGTGGTGAGAGCTAATGTCTTGTGTGTGCAATTACTGACTTGTTCAGAGAATGAGAAAGGATCCTGAAATTTGTGATTATGCCCCTTTATTCTCACTAGTTAATTCAGTCaaacttttttaaatttactggtAAGCTATGGAATTCAgtggttagttttttacttttttctctccagAATTAAATTCCAATCCATGTGTTAAGCTacaagaaagggagagaagagaaagctaATTTGTCAAACAGCTACATACCTACTAAAACCCAATGTGGGAGactttttttaaatagctattaTAGTCTTAGTTTTCAAGAAATCTGTTTAGAGAGACTTTCAAAGCACAACTTGAAATTCTCCCTCCATAAAGCCCTTCGTACCTTCTCACTGTCTTCCACCTTCCAGAATTGATTGATCCCTAACTTTAGAATTCCTTGTTTATCACATTTGTGGCATTTATTCTATGCCATTTTATATGTACTTAGTGGTTGACATGCCTGTCCTTTTGGTCATTTGTGATTGTATGTTCCTTGAGGACATAGTTTATGACTCATTCATAAGTTACGTATTagttccccagttcctttcccctcttttttatattttaggcaacaataaaatgattaaaatcagCAATTAAGTATTAAACATGATGGATCTATTTCAAGTGCTGTTAACAATAAGATAAAGGAGGGTCAGAACTGATAATGTGGGACTTGAGCTGAAGCTTGGAAAAGCAAGGTAGTATTTGGAGTAAAAAAAGGTAGGTAGTCTTAAGCAGCACAGTGTAGGTAGGTAGTTGAGAAACTGAAGCGGGTATTCATGAAAGTGAAATCAACCTAACAGAAACAGTGAATGTAGTAGGAAAAGACACATTTACAGGTCAGGACTAAATTATGATAGCCACAGACTAATTTGGTTGTGTATTTATCTTGACCCTTTTTTGACCAGTACCATTGAGATAATATGTGGGAGTTGTGAGCAAGTCTTGGGCTGTTGATATTCAATTGGTATCTTAATTTTCTGGTATAAGATTCACACTTGAAACCTTCACAATCAATTTTCTAATCAGTCTTCACTATTCTttctagagaaattaaaatatagctgtaaaaaaaatatatgcctacatatatatatatatatatatataaaactaatatGATCTCTTACACTTATTCATAATACTTACATGACCAAGTGCTGTAAGACTTCTTTAATGATCAGGTTGACTTTTTCTTACTTTGTTAGCTTTCCTGTTGTTcctaaattagttttttaaaaaggaaagtaaattgtAAAAGAGATTAtaattttgtacaatttatttcaaatgaatgaataattactTTAGTGTcatgtttctaaaagaaaatctgttaaaattcctttttttttaggaTCTGCCATCATAATTGCTTCACCAGTCCAGCCTGTGCTCCAGGGCGTGGTGGGAATGATCCCTGTATCTGTGGTTGGACAGAATGGAAATACCTTTCCTGCTCCTCCTCATCAGGTAAGATTTATGAACTGAACATGGCACAGCGACACTTTTCAAACGTAATCAATGGTTTCTTCTCTTCTAGGCCCTCCATATGCCTTTGGCAGCACCTGTATGCAACAAGAGTAC
This portion of the Manis javanica isolate MJ-LG chromosome 6, MJ_LKY, whole genome shotgun sequence genome encodes:
- the NPAT gene encoding protein NPAT isoform X3, whose protein sequence is MVIENAREKILSNKSLQEKLAENINKFLTSDNTIAQVPKQTESNPTEPETSFDELLGLQSEIHMSEEAIQDILEQTESDPAFQALFDLFDYGKTKNNKNVSQGISNQHMETNPSVVLADETNLAAKSSFETEESDNQSGQPPFCTSYQNEDTADALRNGSNHDELRQEAHGHFSQIGSSIQKKSFKTVAPTEQKCNLDITFESVPHLNDFNQRVNSNGECNQHCAELYNSQMSTETEMAMEAENNSLSPNVPCESQLHPNQSDMPITSFVSFGGETNDENLIFAEKCSQLLSQNIPLTGKPSKESEFCASSNNTERLKTNFHNSKSPDSREIHQSKTEINDVLPVSSQQLPDVQENSSLQNKILPVTVESSSLNVSERQVEIHLGDSIASIKQPSNDSSSVELNHPEQGTQPSKSEKVALDSQEPSSSVKEDGDSIFLSLGENGNCGEVALVPPEGNLIEDRPSLPSESVCSSMRDFQPESQNTSDKSALDNSTEIDVSNIVSLKIIISDDPFVSSDTELNNAVSCISGENLPTVILSSPAKSPAGNVELVQCLSSEETASAVLSAEGAGDSVSVQQSLLAFNPEDTVVKNIQNEDSIAFSASLTPCVSKDGGYIQLMPATSTTFGNSNNILIATCVTDPTALGTAVSQSNVVVLPGNSAPMSAQPPQPQLQTPPRSNSVFTVSQAVSPNFSQGSAIIIASPVQPVLQGVVGMIPVSVVGQNGNTFPAPPHQALHMPLAAPVCNKSTPQFPIPPKSQKTQGLRNKPCTGKQANNLVGSSNHLAGCHAQRSEVSDNTMTTDLGKKLEEITVPFSVESIVPSSKPFESYRRVLCFDSTASPVADTRETNHKTVAQNSERSFPDLDSSIVSSTLKPPSNTLKREREKPPMPKILSKSETAISRHATIKETQSEKKVSPTEIVLDSFYKAANKENELCSDVEKQKNPETSKLSNGQQNGGLWNEKAITSLQEVTKKQGTSSSSKNVISVGTAVKDLKQEQTKSASSSINPLTKHTTEMLQDVQWHAPADKLTDTTDLPVSRIPGSGVGEKHKEEPTDSIKVPSSRRISDDSSTAKVMVPPATPDLPACSPASETGSENSVNMAAHTLMILSRAAISRTTSTTPLKDNTQQFRTSSRSTTKKRKIEELDECERTSRTSNKSLANSPIPMKKKKIKKKKLPSSFPAGMDVDKFLLSLHYDE